The following are from one region of the Pocillopora verrucosa isolate sample1 chromosome 3, ASM3666991v2, whole genome shotgun sequence genome:
- the LOC131775433 gene encoding UPF0489 protein C5orf22 isoform X2 has translation MVDEDKDFPKPKRAKKEPRKYPKMPIWICENHDEVLYYIHRAIASKYIAYEGVTVLHFDSHPDLTVPVKMKGRTVFEQEKLYEEISIADWILPAVFAGHINKVIWVKPPWSDQIKEGVFHLKVGQHKETGFIRVTCPETYFVEELLYADEASLENCKDLELVVFTLEPGSKEIKEHTAALEKENKVSKALDVENNENKVAKVRDHKQSKDAFESLLPSGKSTALENSFILDIDMDFFSTQNPFKLLYTDEEFLWLKDIYRFEEPLSTSREDLESCVTLRKAQVEKIEATYSYLQHQSSPGSEEKLCIETSPECCLNQDLVKLIEMIKSHKREEPNYEMLHFSGMSADIPHHVSSSEMIDSLMQSMAAMLKCFPKPTFITMARATVLLSPPLPTQKFGSNTSTPFMLLSVSPDQWMSC, from the exons ATGGTGGACGAAGACAAGGATTTTCCCAAGCCAAAAAGAGCTAAGAAAGAGCCACGTAAATATCCTAAAATGCCAATATGGATATGCGAAAATCACGATGAAGTCCTGTACTATATTCATAGAGCTATTGCATCAAAGTATATCGCATACGAAGGAGTTACTGTCCTTCATTTTGACTCTCACCCTGATCTCACAGTTCCCGTGAAGATGAAGGGCCGCACCGTGTTTGAGCAAGAAAAACTCTACGAAGAGATTAGTATTGCGGACTGGATTCTTCCTGCTGTCTTTGCAGGACATATAAATAAGGTTATCTGGGTCAAACCACCGTGGTCAGATCAAATCAAAGAAGGTGTATTTCACTTGAAGGTTGGCCAACACAAGGAAACTGGCTTTATTAG GGTGACATGTCCAGAGACATATTTTGTGGAAGAGCTACTTTATGCAGATGAAGCATCACTAGAAAACTGCAAAGATTTGGAACTTGTTGTATTTACTCTTGAACCTGGTTCAAAAGAAATCAAGGAACACACTGCTGCCctggagaaagaaaacaaagtctCTAAGGCATTAGATGTggagaataatgaaaataaagttgcCAAAGTGAGGGATCATAAACAGAGCAAAGATGCATTTGAATCATTACTTCCATCAGGCAAATCAACTGCTCTTGAAAATAGCTTTATACTTGATATAGACATGGACTTTTTTTCAACCCAAAACCCTTTCAAGCTGCTTTACACAGAC GAAGAGTTCCTGTGGCTCAAAGATATTTATAGATTTGAAGAACCTCTCTCAACAAGTAGGGag GATTTAGAGAGCTGTGTAACATTACGGAAAGCTCAAGTGGAAAAAATTGAGGCAACTTATTCATATCTGCAACATCAATCTTCTCCTGgcagtgaggagaaattatgtaTTGAAACATCACCTGAATGTTGTCTGAACCAAGATTTGGTTAAGCTAATAGAAATGATCAAAAGTCACAAAAGAGAGGAGCCCAATTATGAAATG CTGCACTTTTCTGGGATGTCAGCAGATATTCCTCATCATGTGAGTTCTTCAGAAATGATTGACAGTCTGATGCAATCTATGGCAGCCATgttgaaatgttttccaaagCCAACCTTCATCACTATGGCTAG GGCCACTGTTCTACTCTCTCCTCCCCTGCCCACTCAGAAATTTGGTAGCAATACTTCTACTCCATTCATGTTGCTCTCTGTTTCTCCTGACCAGTGGATGTCTTGCTAA
- the LOC131775433 gene encoding UPF0489 protein C5orf22 homolog isoform X1 encodes MVDEDKDFPKPKRAKKEPRKYPKMPIWICENHDEVLYYIHRAIASKYIAYEGVTVLHFDSHPDLTVPVKMKGRTVFEQEKLYEEISIADWILPAVFAGHINKVIWVKPPWSDQIKEGVFHLKVGQHKETGFIRVTCPETYFVEELLYADEASLENCKDLELVVFTLEPGSKEIKEHTAALEKENKVSKALDVENNENKVAKVRDHKQSKDAFESLLPSGKSTALENSFILDIDMDFFSTQNPFKLLYTDEEFLWLKDIYRFEEPLSTSREDLESCVTLRKAQVEKIEATYSYLQHQSSPGSEEKLCIETSPECCLNQDLVKLIEMIKSHKREEPNYEMLHFSGMSADIPHHVSSSEMIDSLMQSMAAMLKCFPKPTFITMARSSYDEYTPPDQIEHIQSSLLRVMSSLYGEDIAANKCYQ; translated from the exons ATGGTGGACGAAGACAAGGATTTTCCCAAGCCAAAAAGAGCTAAGAAAGAGCCACGTAAATATCCTAAAATGCCAATATGGATATGCGAAAATCACGATGAAGTCCTGTACTATATTCATAGAGCTATTGCATCAAAGTATATCGCATACGAAGGAGTTACTGTCCTTCATTTTGACTCTCACCCTGATCTCACAGTTCCCGTGAAGATGAAGGGCCGCACCGTGTTTGAGCAAGAAAAACTCTACGAAGAGATTAGTATTGCGGACTGGATTCTTCCTGCTGTCTTTGCAGGACATATAAATAAGGTTATCTGGGTCAAACCACCGTGGTCAGATCAAATCAAAGAAGGTGTATTTCACTTGAAGGTTGGCCAACACAAGGAAACTGGCTTTATTAG GGTGACATGTCCAGAGACATATTTTGTGGAAGAGCTACTTTATGCAGATGAAGCATCACTAGAAAACTGCAAAGATTTGGAACTTGTTGTATTTACTCTTGAACCTGGTTCAAAAGAAATCAAGGAACACACTGCTGCCctggagaaagaaaacaaagtctCTAAGGCATTAGATGTggagaataatgaaaataaagttgcCAAAGTGAGGGATCATAAACAGAGCAAAGATGCATTTGAATCATTACTTCCATCAGGCAAATCAACTGCTCTTGAAAATAGCTTTATACTTGATATAGACATGGACTTTTTTTCAACCCAAAACCCTTTCAAGCTGCTTTACACAGAC GAAGAGTTCCTGTGGCTCAAAGATATTTATAGATTTGAAGAACCTCTCTCAACAAGTAGGGag GATTTAGAGAGCTGTGTAACATTACGGAAAGCTCAAGTGGAAAAAATTGAGGCAACTTATTCATATCTGCAACATCAATCTTCTCCTGgcagtgaggagaaattatgtaTTGAAACATCACCTGAATGTTGTCTGAACCAAGATTTGGTTAAGCTAATAGAAATGATCAAAAGTCACAAAAGAGAGGAGCCCAATTATGAAATG CTGCACTTTTCTGGGATGTCAGCAGATATTCCTCATCATGTGAGTTCTTCAGAAATGATTGACAGTCTGATGCAATCTATGGCAGCCATgttgaaatgttttccaaagCCAACCTTCATCACTATGGCTAG GTCGTCATATGATGAATATACCCCTCCAGATCAAATAGAGCATATTCAGTCATCTCTTCTGAGAGTTATGTCAAGTCTTTATGGTGAAGACATAGCAGCAAACAAGTGCTATCAGTAA